Proteins encoded in a region of the Balaenoptera ricei isolate mBalRic1 chromosome 19, mBalRic1.hap2, whole genome shotgun sequence genome:
- the KIFC3 gene encoding kinesin-like protein KIFC3 isoform X1: MVPSRRTWNLGATPSLRGLWRVGRAGEPEPGMARPAPASPAARPFPHTGPGRLRTGRGRDSPAGGDEDSSTRSAARPALAQCRALSVDWASPGSPHRLYLTLQQALRDKGCESKSQGAKEEKLLKRQAPAPRRGREAQEAGGTMNVEKTGGRLFGSGRCSSLSGPPGAAPVVHRMVEAMSQLQEEKAQLQEELVALRERLAVCDSDQQATPTQLHNQVEHLKQKLISQAQEVSRLRSELGGTDLEKHRDLLMVENERLRQEMRRCEAELQELRAKPAAPCTGCEHSQESAQLRDKLSQLQLEVAENKGLLSELNLEVQQKTDRLAEVELRLKDCLAEKAQEEERLSRRLRDSHETIASLRAQSPPVKYVMKTVEVESSKTRQALSETQARNQHLQEQVAMQRQVLKEMEQQLQSSHQLTAQLRAQIAMYESELERAHGQMLEEMQSLEEDKNRAIEEAFARAQVEMKAVHENLAGVRTNLLTLQPALRTLTNDYNGLKRQVRGFPLLLQEALKSVKAEIGQAIDEVNSNNQELLRKYRRELQLRKKCHNELVRLKGNIRVIARVRPVTREDGEGPEATNAVTFDPDDDSIIHLLHRGKPVSFELDKVFSPKASQQDVFQEVQALITSCIDGFNVCIFAYGQTGAGKTYTMEGTLENPGINQRALQLLFSEVQEKASDWEYTITVSAAEIYNEVLRDLLGQEPQEKLEIRLCPDGSGQLYVPGLTEFQVQSVEDINKVFEFGHTNRTTEFTNLNEHSSRSHALLIVTVHGVDGSTGLRTTGKLNLVDLAGSERVGKSGAEGSRLREAQHINKSLSALGDVIAALRSRQGHVPFRNSKLTYLLQDSLSGDSKTLMVVQVSPVEKNTSETLYSLKFAERVRSVELGPGSRRAELGSWSSQEHLEWEPACQTPQPSARAHSAPGSGTTSRPGSIRRKLQPSGKSRPLPV, translated from the exons GGCGTGGAAGAGACAGCCCAGCTGGCGGCGACGAGGACTCCAGCACCCGAAGTGCAGCTCGCCCGGCCCTGGCTCAGTGCCGAGCCCTCAGCGTGGACTGGGCGAGCCCCGGGAGCCCTCACAGGCTCTACCTGACCCTGCAG CAGGCCCTGCGGGACAAGGGGTGCGAGAGCAAGAGTCAGGGGGCGAAAGAAGAGAAACTCCTGAAGAGGCAGGCGCCGGCCCCCAGGCGGGGCCGGGAGGCCCAAGAAGCTGGTGGCACCATGAATGTAGAGAAAACAG GTGGGCGGCTCTTTGGCAGCGGGAGGTGCTCGAGCCTGTCGGGGCCGCCAGGTGCGGCCCCCGTGGTACATAGGATGGTGGAGGCCATGTCCCAGCTGCAGGAGGAGAAAGCCCAGCTACAGGAGGAGCTGGTGGCCCTACGGGAGAGGCTGGCTGTCTGCGACAGTGATCAGCAAGCCACACCCACCCAGCTGCACAATCAG GTGGAACACCTGAAGCAGAAGCTCATAAGCCAGGCCCAGGAAGTGAGCCGCCTTCGATCGGAGCTG GGAGGCACCGACTTGGAGAAGCACCGGGACCTGCTGATGGTGGAGAATGAGCGACTGAGGCAGGAGATGCGGCGCTGCGAGGCCGAGCTGCAGGAGCTGCGGGCCAAGCCGGCGGCGCCCTGCACAGGCTGCGAGCACAGCCAG GAGAGCGCCCAGCTCCGCGACAAGCTGTCCCAGCTACAGCTGGAGGTGGCGGAGAACAAAGGCTTGCTGTCAGAGCTGAACCTGGAGGTGCAGCAGAAGACCGACCGGCTGGCCGAGGTGGAGCTGCGCCTCAAGGACTGCCTGGCCGAGAAGGCGCAGGAGGAGGAGCGGCTCAGCCGGCGCCTGCGTGACAGCCACGAGACCATCGCCAGCCTGCGGGCCCAGTCGCCGCCCGTCAAG TATGTCATGAAGACGGTGGAGGTGGAGTCGTCCAAGACCAGGCAGGCCCTCAGTGAGACCCAGGCCCGGAACCAGCACCTGCAGGAGCAGGTGGCCATGCAGAGGCAGGTGCTGAAGGAGATGGAGCAACAGCTGCAGAGCTCGCATCAGCTGACCGCGCAGCTCCGGGCGCAG ATCGCCATGTACGAGTCGGAGCTGGAGCGGGCGCATGGGCAGATGCTGGAGGAGATGCAGTCCCTGGAGGAGGACAAGAACCGGGCCATCGAGGAGGCCTTTGCCAGAGCCCAGGTGGAGATGAAGGCTGTGCACGAGAACCTGGCAG GTGTCCGGACCAACCTGCTGACGCTGCAGCCAGCGCTGCGGACCCTGACCAACGACTACAATGGGCTCAAGCGTCAGGTGCGCGGCTTCCCGCTGCTGCTGCAGGAGGCCCTCAAGAGCGTCAAGGCCGAG ATCGGCCAGGCCATCGACGAGGTCAACAGCAACAACCAGGAGCTGCTGCGCAAGTACCGCCGGGAGCTGCAGCTGCGCAAGAAGTGCCACAATGAGCTCGTGCGGCTGAAAG GGAACATCCGGGTGATTGCCCGTGTCCGGCCAGTCACCAGAGAGGATGGGGAAGGACCTGAGGCGACCAATGCTGTGACCTTTGATCCCGACGACGACTCCATCATTCACTTGCTGCACAGAGGAAAGCCCGTCTCCTTTGAGCTGGACAAGGTCTTCTCCCCGAAAGCCTCACAGCAGGAT GTGTTCCAGGAGGTGCAGGCCCTGATCACCTCCTGCATCGACGGCTTCAACGTCTGCATCTTCGCCTATGGCCAGACGGGTGCTGGCAAGACATACACGATGGAG GGGACCCTTGAGAACCCAGGCATCAACCAGCGGGCCCTGCAGCTGCTCTTCTCCGAGGTGCAGGAGAAGGCGTCTGACTGGGAGTACACCATCACCGTCAGCGCAGCCGAGATCTACAACGAGGTCCTCAG GGACCTGCTGGGGCAGGAGCCCCAGGAGAAACTGGAGATCCGGCTGTGTCCCGACGGCAGCGGGCAGCTGTACGTGCCAGGGCTGACGGAGTTCCAGGTGCAGAGCGTGGAGGACATCAACAAG GTGTTCGAGTTCGGCCACACCAACCGCACCACGGAGTTCACCAACCTGAACGAGCACAGCTCGCGCTCGCATGCGCTGCTCATCGTGACGGTGCACGGCGTGGACGGCAGCACCGGTCTCCGCACCACGG GGAAGCTGAACCTGGTGGACTTGGCCGGCTCGGAGCGCGTGGGCAAGTCGGGGGCCGAGGGCAGCCGCCTGCGGGAGGCACAGCACATCAACAAGTCGCTGTCGGCCCTGGGGGACGTCATTGCCGCCCTGCGTTCCCGCCAGGGCCACGTGCCCTTCCGCAACTCCAAGCTCACCTACCTGCTGCAGGACTCGCTCAGCGGGGACAGCAAGACCCTCATGGTGGTGCAG GTGTCCCCCGTGGAGAAGAACACCAGTGAGACGCTTTATTCCCTCAAGTTTGCTGAGAGGGTGCGCTCCGTGGAGCTGGGGCCCGGGTCCCGCAGGGCAGAGCTCGGGTCCTGGTCCAGCCAGGAGCATCTAGAG TGGGAACCAGCTTGCCAGACGCCACAGCCCTCAGCACGAGCCCACTCGGCCCCTGGCTCTGGGACCACTAGCCGCCCAGGGTCCATCAGGAGGAAGCTGCAGCCCTCGG GGAAGTCGAGGCCGTTGCCTGTGTGA
- the KIFC3 gene encoding kinesin-like protein KIFC3 isoform X4: MVEAMSQLQEEKAQLQEELVALRERLAVCDSDQQATPTQLHNQVEHLKQKLISQAQEVSRLRSELGGTDLEKHRDLLMVENERLRQEMRRCEAELQELRAKPAAPCTGCEHSQESAQLRDKLSQLQLEVAENKGLLSELNLEVQQKTDRLAEVELRLKDCLAEKAQEEERLSRRLRDSHETIASLRAQSPPVKYVMKTVEVESSKTRQALSETQARNQHLQEQVAMQRQVLKEMEQQLQSSHQLTAQLRAQIAMYESELERAHGQMLEEMQSLEEDKNRAIEEAFARAQVEMKAVHENLAGVRTNLLTLQPALRTLTNDYNGLKRQVRGFPLLLQEALKSVKAEIGQAIDEVNSNNQELLRKYRRELQLRKKCHNELVRLKGNIRVIARVRPVTREDGEGPEATNAVTFDPDDDSIIHLLHRGKPVSFELDKVFSPKASQQDVFQEVQALITSCIDGFNVCIFAYGQTGAGKTYTMEGTLENPGINQRALQLLFSEVQEKASDWEYTITVSAAEIYNEVLRDLLGQEPQEKLEIRLCPDGSGQLYVPGLTEFQVQSVEDINKVFEFGHTNRTTEFTNLNEHSSRSHALLIVTVHGVDGSTGLRTTGKLNLVDLAGSERVGKSGAEGSRLREAQHINKSLSALGDVIAALRSRQGHVPFRNSKLTYLLQDSLSGDSKTLMVVQVSPVEKNTSETLYSLKFAERVRSVELGPGSRRAELGSWSSQEHLEWEPACQTPQPSARAHSAPGSGTTSRPGSIRRKLQPSGKSRPLPV; encoded by the exons ATGGTGGAGGCCATGTCCCAGCTGCAGGAGGAGAAAGCCCAGCTACAGGAGGAGCTGGTGGCCCTACGGGAGAGGCTGGCTGTCTGCGACAGTGATCAGCAAGCCACACCCACCCAGCTGCACAATCAG GTGGAACACCTGAAGCAGAAGCTCATAAGCCAGGCCCAGGAAGTGAGCCGCCTTCGATCGGAGCTG GGAGGCACCGACTTGGAGAAGCACCGGGACCTGCTGATGGTGGAGAATGAGCGACTGAGGCAGGAGATGCGGCGCTGCGAGGCCGAGCTGCAGGAGCTGCGGGCCAAGCCGGCGGCGCCCTGCACAGGCTGCGAGCACAGCCAG GAGAGCGCCCAGCTCCGCGACAAGCTGTCCCAGCTACAGCTGGAGGTGGCGGAGAACAAAGGCTTGCTGTCAGAGCTGAACCTGGAGGTGCAGCAGAAGACCGACCGGCTGGCCGAGGTGGAGCTGCGCCTCAAGGACTGCCTGGCCGAGAAGGCGCAGGAGGAGGAGCGGCTCAGCCGGCGCCTGCGTGACAGCCACGAGACCATCGCCAGCCTGCGGGCCCAGTCGCCGCCCGTCAAG TATGTCATGAAGACGGTGGAGGTGGAGTCGTCCAAGACCAGGCAGGCCCTCAGTGAGACCCAGGCCCGGAACCAGCACCTGCAGGAGCAGGTGGCCATGCAGAGGCAGGTGCTGAAGGAGATGGAGCAACAGCTGCAGAGCTCGCATCAGCTGACCGCGCAGCTCCGGGCGCAG ATCGCCATGTACGAGTCGGAGCTGGAGCGGGCGCATGGGCAGATGCTGGAGGAGATGCAGTCCCTGGAGGAGGACAAGAACCGGGCCATCGAGGAGGCCTTTGCCAGAGCCCAGGTGGAGATGAAGGCTGTGCACGAGAACCTGGCAG GTGTCCGGACCAACCTGCTGACGCTGCAGCCAGCGCTGCGGACCCTGACCAACGACTACAATGGGCTCAAGCGTCAGGTGCGCGGCTTCCCGCTGCTGCTGCAGGAGGCCCTCAAGAGCGTCAAGGCCGAG ATCGGCCAGGCCATCGACGAGGTCAACAGCAACAACCAGGAGCTGCTGCGCAAGTACCGCCGGGAGCTGCAGCTGCGCAAGAAGTGCCACAATGAGCTCGTGCGGCTGAAAG GGAACATCCGGGTGATTGCCCGTGTCCGGCCAGTCACCAGAGAGGATGGGGAAGGACCTGAGGCGACCAATGCTGTGACCTTTGATCCCGACGACGACTCCATCATTCACTTGCTGCACAGAGGAAAGCCCGTCTCCTTTGAGCTGGACAAGGTCTTCTCCCCGAAAGCCTCACAGCAGGAT GTGTTCCAGGAGGTGCAGGCCCTGATCACCTCCTGCATCGACGGCTTCAACGTCTGCATCTTCGCCTATGGCCAGACGGGTGCTGGCAAGACATACACGATGGAG GGGACCCTTGAGAACCCAGGCATCAACCAGCGGGCCCTGCAGCTGCTCTTCTCCGAGGTGCAGGAGAAGGCGTCTGACTGGGAGTACACCATCACCGTCAGCGCAGCCGAGATCTACAACGAGGTCCTCAG GGACCTGCTGGGGCAGGAGCCCCAGGAGAAACTGGAGATCCGGCTGTGTCCCGACGGCAGCGGGCAGCTGTACGTGCCAGGGCTGACGGAGTTCCAGGTGCAGAGCGTGGAGGACATCAACAAG GTGTTCGAGTTCGGCCACACCAACCGCACCACGGAGTTCACCAACCTGAACGAGCACAGCTCGCGCTCGCATGCGCTGCTCATCGTGACGGTGCACGGCGTGGACGGCAGCACCGGTCTCCGCACCACGG GGAAGCTGAACCTGGTGGACTTGGCCGGCTCGGAGCGCGTGGGCAAGTCGGGGGCCGAGGGCAGCCGCCTGCGGGAGGCACAGCACATCAACAAGTCGCTGTCGGCCCTGGGGGACGTCATTGCCGCCCTGCGTTCCCGCCAGGGCCACGTGCCCTTCCGCAACTCCAAGCTCACCTACCTGCTGCAGGACTCGCTCAGCGGGGACAGCAAGACCCTCATGGTGGTGCAG GTGTCCCCCGTGGAGAAGAACACCAGTGAGACGCTTTATTCCCTCAAGTTTGCTGAGAGGGTGCGCTCCGTGGAGCTGGGGCCCGGGTCCCGCAGGGCAGAGCTCGGGTCCTGGTCCAGCCAGGAGCATCTAGAG TGGGAACCAGCTTGCCAGACGCCACAGCCCTCAGCACGAGCCCACTCGGCCCCTGGCTCTGGGACCACTAGCCGCCCAGGGTCCATCAGGAGGAAGCTGCAGCCCTCGG GGAAGTCGAGGCCGTTGCCTGTGTGA
- the KIFC3 gene encoding kinesin-like protein KIFC3 isoform X2, with the protein MVPSRRTWNLGATPSLRGLWRVGRAGEPEPGMARPAPASPAARPFPHTGPGRLRTGRGRDSPAGGDEDSSTRSAARPALAQCRALSVDWASPGSPHRLYLTLQALRDKGCESKSQGAKEEKLLKRQAPAPRRGREAQEAGGTMNVEKTGGRLFGSGRCSSLSGPPGAAPVVHRMVEAMSQLQEEKAQLQEELVALRERLAVCDSDQQATPTQLHNQVEHLKQKLISQAQEVSRLRSELGGTDLEKHRDLLMVENERLRQEMRRCEAELQELRAKPAAPCTGCEHSQESAQLRDKLSQLQLEVAENKGLLSELNLEVQQKTDRLAEVELRLKDCLAEKAQEEERLSRRLRDSHETIASLRAQSPPVKYVMKTVEVESSKTRQALSETQARNQHLQEQVAMQRQVLKEMEQQLQSSHQLTAQLRAQIAMYESELERAHGQMLEEMQSLEEDKNRAIEEAFARAQVEMKAVHENLAGVRTNLLTLQPALRTLTNDYNGLKRQVRGFPLLLQEALKSVKAEIGQAIDEVNSNNQELLRKYRRELQLRKKCHNELVRLKGNIRVIARVRPVTREDGEGPEATNAVTFDPDDDSIIHLLHRGKPVSFELDKVFSPKASQQDVFQEVQALITSCIDGFNVCIFAYGQTGAGKTYTMEGTLENPGINQRALQLLFSEVQEKASDWEYTITVSAAEIYNEVLRDLLGQEPQEKLEIRLCPDGSGQLYVPGLTEFQVQSVEDINKVFEFGHTNRTTEFTNLNEHSSRSHALLIVTVHGVDGSTGLRTTGKLNLVDLAGSERVGKSGAEGSRLREAQHINKSLSALGDVIAALRSRQGHVPFRNSKLTYLLQDSLSGDSKTLMVVQVSPVEKNTSETLYSLKFAERVRSVELGPGSRRAELGSWSSQEHLEWEPACQTPQPSARAHSAPGSGTTSRPGSIRRKLQPSGKSRPLPV; encoded by the exons GGCGTGGAAGAGACAGCCCAGCTGGCGGCGACGAGGACTCCAGCACCCGAAGTGCAGCTCGCCCGGCCCTGGCTCAGTGCCGAGCCCTCAGCGTGGACTGGGCGAGCCCCGGGAGCCCTCACAGGCTCTACCTGACCCTGCAG GCCCTGCGGGACAAGGGGTGCGAGAGCAAGAGTCAGGGGGCGAAAGAAGAGAAACTCCTGAAGAGGCAGGCGCCGGCCCCCAGGCGGGGCCGGGAGGCCCAAGAAGCTGGTGGCACCATGAATGTAGAGAAAACAG GTGGGCGGCTCTTTGGCAGCGGGAGGTGCTCGAGCCTGTCGGGGCCGCCAGGTGCGGCCCCCGTGGTACATAGGATGGTGGAGGCCATGTCCCAGCTGCAGGAGGAGAAAGCCCAGCTACAGGAGGAGCTGGTGGCCCTACGGGAGAGGCTGGCTGTCTGCGACAGTGATCAGCAAGCCACACCCACCCAGCTGCACAATCAG GTGGAACACCTGAAGCAGAAGCTCATAAGCCAGGCCCAGGAAGTGAGCCGCCTTCGATCGGAGCTG GGAGGCACCGACTTGGAGAAGCACCGGGACCTGCTGATGGTGGAGAATGAGCGACTGAGGCAGGAGATGCGGCGCTGCGAGGCCGAGCTGCAGGAGCTGCGGGCCAAGCCGGCGGCGCCCTGCACAGGCTGCGAGCACAGCCAG GAGAGCGCCCAGCTCCGCGACAAGCTGTCCCAGCTACAGCTGGAGGTGGCGGAGAACAAAGGCTTGCTGTCAGAGCTGAACCTGGAGGTGCAGCAGAAGACCGACCGGCTGGCCGAGGTGGAGCTGCGCCTCAAGGACTGCCTGGCCGAGAAGGCGCAGGAGGAGGAGCGGCTCAGCCGGCGCCTGCGTGACAGCCACGAGACCATCGCCAGCCTGCGGGCCCAGTCGCCGCCCGTCAAG TATGTCATGAAGACGGTGGAGGTGGAGTCGTCCAAGACCAGGCAGGCCCTCAGTGAGACCCAGGCCCGGAACCAGCACCTGCAGGAGCAGGTGGCCATGCAGAGGCAGGTGCTGAAGGAGATGGAGCAACAGCTGCAGAGCTCGCATCAGCTGACCGCGCAGCTCCGGGCGCAG ATCGCCATGTACGAGTCGGAGCTGGAGCGGGCGCATGGGCAGATGCTGGAGGAGATGCAGTCCCTGGAGGAGGACAAGAACCGGGCCATCGAGGAGGCCTTTGCCAGAGCCCAGGTGGAGATGAAGGCTGTGCACGAGAACCTGGCAG GTGTCCGGACCAACCTGCTGACGCTGCAGCCAGCGCTGCGGACCCTGACCAACGACTACAATGGGCTCAAGCGTCAGGTGCGCGGCTTCCCGCTGCTGCTGCAGGAGGCCCTCAAGAGCGTCAAGGCCGAG ATCGGCCAGGCCATCGACGAGGTCAACAGCAACAACCAGGAGCTGCTGCGCAAGTACCGCCGGGAGCTGCAGCTGCGCAAGAAGTGCCACAATGAGCTCGTGCGGCTGAAAG GGAACATCCGGGTGATTGCCCGTGTCCGGCCAGTCACCAGAGAGGATGGGGAAGGACCTGAGGCGACCAATGCTGTGACCTTTGATCCCGACGACGACTCCATCATTCACTTGCTGCACAGAGGAAAGCCCGTCTCCTTTGAGCTGGACAAGGTCTTCTCCCCGAAAGCCTCACAGCAGGAT GTGTTCCAGGAGGTGCAGGCCCTGATCACCTCCTGCATCGACGGCTTCAACGTCTGCATCTTCGCCTATGGCCAGACGGGTGCTGGCAAGACATACACGATGGAG GGGACCCTTGAGAACCCAGGCATCAACCAGCGGGCCCTGCAGCTGCTCTTCTCCGAGGTGCAGGAGAAGGCGTCTGACTGGGAGTACACCATCACCGTCAGCGCAGCCGAGATCTACAACGAGGTCCTCAG GGACCTGCTGGGGCAGGAGCCCCAGGAGAAACTGGAGATCCGGCTGTGTCCCGACGGCAGCGGGCAGCTGTACGTGCCAGGGCTGACGGAGTTCCAGGTGCAGAGCGTGGAGGACATCAACAAG GTGTTCGAGTTCGGCCACACCAACCGCACCACGGAGTTCACCAACCTGAACGAGCACAGCTCGCGCTCGCATGCGCTGCTCATCGTGACGGTGCACGGCGTGGACGGCAGCACCGGTCTCCGCACCACGG GGAAGCTGAACCTGGTGGACTTGGCCGGCTCGGAGCGCGTGGGCAAGTCGGGGGCCGAGGGCAGCCGCCTGCGGGAGGCACAGCACATCAACAAGTCGCTGTCGGCCCTGGGGGACGTCATTGCCGCCCTGCGTTCCCGCCAGGGCCACGTGCCCTTCCGCAACTCCAAGCTCACCTACCTGCTGCAGGACTCGCTCAGCGGGGACAGCAAGACCCTCATGGTGGTGCAG GTGTCCCCCGTGGAGAAGAACACCAGTGAGACGCTTTATTCCCTCAAGTTTGCTGAGAGGGTGCGCTCCGTGGAGCTGGGGCCCGGGTCCCGCAGGGCAGAGCTCGGGTCCTGGTCCAGCCAGGAGCATCTAGAG TGGGAACCAGCTTGCCAGACGCCACAGCCCTCAGCACGAGCCCACTCGGCCCCTGGCTCTGGGACCACTAGCCGCCCAGGGTCCATCAGGAGGAAGCTGCAGCCCTCGG GGAAGTCGAGGCCGTTGCCTGTGTGA
- the KIFC3 gene encoding kinesin-like protein KIFC3 isoform X5 codes for MVPSRRTWNLGATPSLRGLWRVGRAGEPEPGMARPAPASPAARPFPHTGPGRLRTGRGRDSPAGGDEDSSTRSAARPALAQCRALSVDWASPGSPHRLYLTLQVEHLKQKLISQAQEVSRLRSELGGTDLEKHRDLLMVENERLRQEMRRCEAELQELRAKPAAPCTGCEHSQESAQLRDKLSQLQLEVAENKGLLSELNLEVQQKTDRLAEVELRLKDCLAEKAQEEERLSRRLRDSHETIASLRAQSPPVKYVMKTVEVESSKTRQALSETQARNQHLQEQVAMQRQVLKEMEQQLQSSHQLTAQLRAQIAMYESELERAHGQMLEEMQSLEEDKNRAIEEAFARAQVEMKAVHENLAGVRTNLLTLQPALRTLTNDYNGLKRQVRGFPLLLQEALKSVKAEIGQAIDEVNSNNQELLRKYRRELQLRKKCHNELVRLKGNIRVIARVRPVTREDGEGPEATNAVTFDPDDDSIIHLLHRGKPVSFELDKVFSPKASQQDVFQEVQALITSCIDGFNVCIFAYGQTGAGKTYTMEGTLENPGINQRALQLLFSEVQEKASDWEYTITVSAAEIYNEVLRDLLGQEPQEKLEIRLCPDGSGQLYVPGLTEFQVQSVEDINKVFEFGHTNRTTEFTNLNEHSSRSHALLIVTVHGVDGSTGLRTTGKLNLVDLAGSERVGKSGAEGSRLREAQHINKSLSALGDVIAALRSRQGHVPFRNSKLTYLLQDSLSGDSKTLMVVQVSPVEKNTSETLYSLKFAERVRSVELGPGSRRAELGSWSSQEHLEWEPACQTPQPSARAHSAPGSGTTSRPGSIRRKLQPSGKSRPLPV; via the exons GGCGTGGAAGAGACAGCCCAGCTGGCGGCGACGAGGACTCCAGCACCCGAAGTGCAGCTCGCCCGGCCCTGGCTCAGTGCCGAGCCCTCAGCGTGGACTGGGCGAGCCCCGGGAGCCCTCACAGGCTCTACCTGACCCTGCAG GTGGAACACCTGAAGCAGAAGCTCATAAGCCAGGCCCAGGAAGTGAGCCGCCTTCGATCGGAGCTG GGAGGCACCGACTTGGAGAAGCACCGGGACCTGCTGATGGTGGAGAATGAGCGACTGAGGCAGGAGATGCGGCGCTGCGAGGCCGAGCTGCAGGAGCTGCGGGCCAAGCCGGCGGCGCCCTGCACAGGCTGCGAGCACAGCCAG GAGAGCGCCCAGCTCCGCGACAAGCTGTCCCAGCTACAGCTGGAGGTGGCGGAGAACAAAGGCTTGCTGTCAGAGCTGAACCTGGAGGTGCAGCAGAAGACCGACCGGCTGGCCGAGGTGGAGCTGCGCCTCAAGGACTGCCTGGCCGAGAAGGCGCAGGAGGAGGAGCGGCTCAGCCGGCGCCTGCGTGACAGCCACGAGACCATCGCCAGCCTGCGGGCCCAGTCGCCGCCCGTCAAG TATGTCATGAAGACGGTGGAGGTGGAGTCGTCCAAGACCAGGCAGGCCCTCAGTGAGACCCAGGCCCGGAACCAGCACCTGCAGGAGCAGGTGGCCATGCAGAGGCAGGTGCTGAAGGAGATGGAGCAACAGCTGCAGAGCTCGCATCAGCTGACCGCGCAGCTCCGGGCGCAG ATCGCCATGTACGAGTCGGAGCTGGAGCGGGCGCATGGGCAGATGCTGGAGGAGATGCAGTCCCTGGAGGAGGACAAGAACCGGGCCATCGAGGAGGCCTTTGCCAGAGCCCAGGTGGAGATGAAGGCTGTGCACGAGAACCTGGCAG GTGTCCGGACCAACCTGCTGACGCTGCAGCCAGCGCTGCGGACCCTGACCAACGACTACAATGGGCTCAAGCGTCAGGTGCGCGGCTTCCCGCTGCTGCTGCAGGAGGCCCTCAAGAGCGTCAAGGCCGAG ATCGGCCAGGCCATCGACGAGGTCAACAGCAACAACCAGGAGCTGCTGCGCAAGTACCGCCGGGAGCTGCAGCTGCGCAAGAAGTGCCACAATGAGCTCGTGCGGCTGAAAG GGAACATCCGGGTGATTGCCCGTGTCCGGCCAGTCACCAGAGAGGATGGGGAAGGACCTGAGGCGACCAATGCTGTGACCTTTGATCCCGACGACGACTCCATCATTCACTTGCTGCACAGAGGAAAGCCCGTCTCCTTTGAGCTGGACAAGGTCTTCTCCCCGAAAGCCTCACAGCAGGAT GTGTTCCAGGAGGTGCAGGCCCTGATCACCTCCTGCATCGACGGCTTCAACGTCTGCATCTTCGCCTATGGCCAGACGGGTGCTGGCAAGACATACACGATGGAG GGGACCCTTGAGAACCCAGGCATCAACCAGCGGGCCCTGCAGCTGCTCTTCTCCGAGGTGCAGGAGAAGGCGTCTGACTGGGAGTACACCATCACCGTCAGCGCAGCCGAGATCTACAACGAGGTCCTCAG GGACCTGCTGGGGCAGGAGCCCCAGGAGAAACTGGAGATCCGGCTGTGTCCCGACGGCAGCGGGCAGCTGTACGTGCCAGGGCTGACGGAGTTCCAGGTGCAGAGCGTGGAGGACATCAACAAG GTGTTCGAGTTCGGCCACACCAACCGCACCACGGAGTTCACCAACCTGAACGAGCACAGCTCGCGCTCGCATGCGCTGCTCATCGTGACGGTGCACGGCGTGGACGGCAGCACCGGTCTCCGCACCACGG GGAAGCTGAACCTGGTGGACTTGGCCGGCTCGGAGCGCGTGGGCAAGTCGGGGGCCGAGGGCAGCCGCCTGCGGGAGGCACAGCACATCAACAAGTCGCTGTCGGCCCTGGGGGACGTCATTGCCGCCCTGCGTTCCCGCCAGGGCCACGTGCCCTTCCGCAACTCCAAGCTCACCTACCTGCTGCAGGACTCGCTCAGCGGGGACAGCAAGACCCTCATGGTGGTGCAG GTGTCCCCCGTGGAGAAGAACACCAGTGAGACGCTTTATTCCCTCAAGTTTGCTGAGAGGGTGCGCTCCGTGGAGCTGGGGCCCGGGTCCCGCAGGGCAGAGCTCGGGTCCTGGTCCAGCCAGGAGCATCTAGAG TGGGAACCAGCTTGCCAGACGCCACAGCCCTCAGCACGAGCCCACTCGGCCCCTGGCTCTGGGACCACTAGCCGCCCAGGGTCCATCAGGAGGAAGCTGCAGCCCTCGG GGAAGTCGAGGCCGTTGCCTGTGTGA